Proteins found in one Panthera tigris isolate Pti1 chromosome B3, P.tigris_Pti1_mat1.1, whole genome shotgun sequence genomic segment:
- the LOC122239584 gene encoding LOW QUALITY PROTEIN: SNRPN upstream reading frame protein-like (The sequence of the model RefSeq protein was modified relative to this genomic sequence to represent the inferred CDS: inserted 2 bases in 2 codons) — protein MMDPARDHLHLRRTTEKHXPEMEVQVKSXHLYPRRRRQQQQVPVVDFQAELRQAFSAEMPRGG, from the exons ATGATGGACCCAGCCAGGGACCACTTACACCTGAGACGGACTACAGAAAAAC TCCCAGAGATGGAAGTCCAAGTCAAGA GTCACCTGTACCCAAGGAgacggcggcagcagcagcaagtACCTGTGGTCGATTTCCAGGCGGAACTGAGACAGGCATTCTCAGCCGAGATGCCAAGAGGTGGTTAA